A DNA window from Paenibacillus andongensis contains the following coding sequences:
- a CDS encoding YktB family protein, with the protein MSFIGFAQHDFDTFAIEGLDGRMEAIRERIQPKFKALGDALAQDLSVLSGTEMFLHIAKHLRRKVNPPVDTWLAICPNKRGYKQVPHFQVGLFDDRVFIWLALIYELPNKSNIATTYMKEIDRLQKEIPSDFVLSFDHMKKDVTPLSDLDRSGWNDALIRFRDVKKAELLIGRNLSFKDPVLGKPAELELLIKQTFEKLIPLYQMAVNAK; encoded by the coding sequence ATGAGTTTCATTGGATTTGCACAGCATGATTTCGATACCTTTGCTATAGAAGGTCTTGATGGACGTATGGAAGCCATTCGAGAGCGCATTCAGCCTAAATTTAAAGCATTAGGTGATGCATTGGCTCAGGATTTGTCCGTCCTTTCCGGTACAGAAATGTTCCTACATATCGCTAAACACTTAAGACGTAAAGTGAATCCCCCTGTTGATACTTGGCTGGCGATTTGTCCAAACAAACGAGGGTATAAACAGGTACCTCACTTCCAAGTAGGTCTATTTGATGATCGAGTGTTTATTTGGTTGGCACTTATTTATGAACTCCCGAATAAAAGTAACATTGCAACTACCTACATGAAAGAAATCGACCGTTTGCAAAAAGAAATTCCATCCGATTTCGTCCTTTCCTTCGACCATATGAAAAAAGACGTTACCCCCCTGTCCGATCTTGATCGCAGCGGCTGGAACGACGCATTAATTCGTTTCCGTGATGTCAAAAAAGCGGAGCTGCTCATCGGCCGCAACCTCAGTTTCAAGGATCCCGTGCTAGGGAAACCGGCTGAACTTGAGCTGCTTATTAAACAAACTTTTGAGAAGCTCATCCCTCTTTATCAGATGGCTGTGAACGCTAAGTAA